A genomic stretch from Verrucomicrobiia bacterium includes:
- a CDS encoding amidohydrolase family protein yields MHPLLSLVAVSGLALSWIGSLSAHGEAASPNRPEAEAWRAAGRMVDLHQHVTSTPEHLERAVRILDRVGVGVAANLSGGTVTPRDGGASAFERNKALADRLAPGRFVLYFQLDYTGWDEADFGERGARQVEEAHRLGAAGLKEFKRLGLYLRDGKGELIRIDDPKLDPVWRRCGELGMPVSIHVADPKAFWDPFNETNERWKELRDHRPWWFGDAAVYPPREALLEALDRVIARHPGTTFVCVHFANNAEDLDWVERKLDARPNMLADLAARIPEIGRHPPERVHRLFRKHADRIVFATDFQVHNKLILGSSGDDERPTDDDAVDFFGKHWRWLETWDRDFAHMTPIQGDWTISGIGLPPEVLRKVYFDNARRLLARFLPEPVLRARRLRGGAGGDGKPTDAAWEQARAVWMDQNSLDAGARAELSTEVRALWTSEDLYLRFESPYTRLTVFEPAEPGIERIGLWERDVVEAFIGTDASEPRRYTEFQVAPNGMKLDLRLNLPERDFAWSSGFETEVRVDEAGKRWTAVMRIPLRSLAERLPEGGTRWRINLYRCDYANDGFLAWRPTLARTFHVPERFGILEFED; encoded by the coding sequence GGGGCGTATGGTGGATCTGCATCAGCACGTCACGTCCACGCCCGAGCACCTGGAGCGTGCGGTACGGATTCTGGACCGGGTGGGTGTGGGAGTGGCGGCGAACCTGTCGGGTGGGACGGTGACGCCGCGGGATGGGGGGGCGTCGGCGTTCGAGCGGAACAAGGCCCTGGCCGACCGGCTGGCTCCCGGGCGGTTCGTGCTGTACTTCCAGCTCGATTACACGGGATGGGACGAGGCGGATTTCGGGGAACGGGGGGCGCGGCAGGTGGAGGAGGCGCACCGGTTGGGGGCGGCGGGGCTGAAGGAGTTCAAGCGGCTGGGGTTGTATTTGAGGGATGGGAAGGGGGAATTGATCCGGATTGACGATCCGAAGCTGGACCCGGTGTGGCGGCGTTGCGGGGAGCTGGGGATGCCGGTGAGCATTCACGTGGCGGACCCGAAGGCCTTCTGGGATCCGTTCAACGAGACCAACGAGCGGTGGAAGGAGTTGAGGGATCACCGGCCGTGGTGGTTCGGGGATGCGGCGGTGTATCCGCCACGGGAGGCGTTGCTGGAGGCTTTGGACCGGGTGATTGCGAGGCATCCGGGGACGACATTTGTGTGCGTGCATTTCGCCAACAACGCGGAGGATCTGGACTGGGTGGAGCGGAAGCTGGATGCGCGACCCAACATGCTCGCGGACCTGGCGGCGCGGATCCCCGAGATCGGGCGCCATCCGCCGGAGCGGGTGCACCGGCTGTTTCGGAAGCACGCGGACCGGATCGTGTTCGCGACGGACTTCCAGGTGCACAACAAGCTGATCCTGGGGAGCAGCGGGGACGACGAGCGTCCGACGGATGACGATGCGGTGGATTTTTTCGGGAAGCACTGGCGCTGGCTGGAGACGTGGGACCGGGACTTCGCGCACATGACGCCGATCCAGGGGGACTGGACGATCAGCGGGATCGGGTTGCCGCCGGAGGTGCTGCGGAAGGTGTACTTCGACAATGCGCGGCGCCTGCTGGCGCGGTTTCTGCCTGAGCCGGTCCTGCGGGCGCGGCGGCTTCGGGGGGGAGCGGGCGGGGACGGGAAACCGACGGACGCGGCGTGGGAGCAGGCCCGCGCGGTATGGATGGATCAGAACTCGCTGGATGCGGGAGCCCGTGCGGAGCTGTCCACGGAGGTGCGGGCCCTGTGGACATCGGAGGACCTGTATCTGCGGTTCGAGTCGCCGTACACGCGCCTGACCGTGTTTGAGCCGGCGGAGCCGGGGATCGAACGGATCGGGTTGTGGGAGCGGGACGTGGTGGAGGCCTTCATTGGCACGGACGCGTCGGAACCGCGGCGCTACACGGAGTTTCAGGTGGCGCCGAACGGGATGAAGCTGGATCTGCGGTTGAACCTGCCGGAACGGGATTTTGCATGGAGCAGCGGGTTTGAGACGGAAGTGCGGGTGGATGAGGCGGGGAAGCGGTGGACCGCGGTGATGAGGATTCCGCTGCGGTCGCTGGCGGAGCGGTTGCCGGAGGGGGGGACGCGCTGGCGGATCAACCTGTACCGGTGCGATTACGCGAACGACGGATTTCTGGCGTGGCGTCCGACACTGGCGCGGACGTTTCACGTGCCGGAGCGGTTCGGGATTCTTGAGTTCGAGGATTAG
- a CDS encoding response regulator, which translates to MPADVIGSAPRSAASGADHPGHSHPQALLRDRVRRAAEDSLGACLPTLWIVLAVVYAAFTAAHLWFLPEPIRRYLALLATATSLAFALAATLSRRRPLAHQWITPLGGLTALILWFNSSVHLGLTGQPHDTTNLIVVLIGTAMVLLNRPWFFIIASLSAAAWIAAALIHSDRELWAHFGFALFSSATLAVVMLYARLRDLERIEGLRSLDARHQAKLELALQDTRHQLASIWQNSRDGMAITDATGHILSVNHAAAAAIGLDESQLAGKPWYSVLHPAPEPGAAAQAYARLLAQPTAAPADECEISLPEGRRLWVSLSHLALPQSDGPPHLLTLIRNVTRRRQIEEERRTLERRMDEAQRLESLGVLAGGIAHDFNNLLTVILGSLDLIRTETTSPPVLALVDRARTATQHAASLCSQMLAYAGRGRIVVLDADLNTAVRETVSLVTPSTPKSIRFHLDLAHALPALRADISQLRQVLMNLALNAIEALGSQPGLIRWTTRLATPPDFTNLSQPPPPSPSGEFLCLEVTDNGCGMDSSTLARIFDPFFTTKFTGRGLGLAAVQGMVRSHSGALCVTSQPGVGSTFRLLFPALPSATPTVPQVSPAPQAPSPNHPPPSPPTILVVDDEPFIRELIALQLRRMRCRVLDAPEGQAALNLLRHHPDPIHLVLLDLTMPGMDGAQTLRELRQLPDPPPVILMSGYTADEIQGRFAQDGLAGYLHKPFASDDLAAQIRRALPCLS; encoded by the coding sequence ATGCCCGCCGATGTCATCGGGTCCGCGCCTCGCTCCGCCGCCTCCGGCGCGGATCATCCAGGCCATTCCCATCCGCAAGCACTCCTCCGCGATCGGGTTCGCCGCGCCGCCGAAGACAGCCTGGGTGCCTGCCTGCCCACCCTCTGGATCGTCCTGGCCGTCGTCTATGCCGCCTTTACGGCCGCCCACCTCTGGTTCCTTCCCGAGCCCATCCGGAGATACCTCGCACTCCTCGCCACGGCCACCTCGCTCGCCTTCGCCCTCGCCGCAACCCTGTCACGCCGCCGACCGCTGGCGCACCAGTGGATCACCCCTCTGGGCGGACTGACCGCCCTGATCCTCTGGTTCAACAGCTCGGTTCACCTCGGCCTGACCGGCCAGCCCCACGACACCACCAACCTCATCGTCGTCCTCATCGGGACCGCCATGGTCCTGCTCAACCGGCCCTGGTTCTTCATCATCGCCTCACTCAGTGCCGCCGCCTGGATCGCGGCCGCCCTCATCCATTCCGACCGCGAACTCTGGGCTCACTTCGGCTTCGCCCTCTTCTCTTCCGCAACCCTGGCGGTGGTCATGCTCTACGCCCGCCTCCGCGACCTCGAACGGATCGAAGGCCTGCGCTCCCTCGACGCCCGTCATCAGGCCAAGCTCGAACTCGCCCTCCAGGATACCCGGCACCAGCTCGCCTCCATCTGGCAGAACTCCCGCGATGGCATGGCCATCACCGACGCCACCGGCCACATCCTCTCCGTCAATCACGCCGCTGCCGCCGCCATCGGCCTCGATGAATCCCAACTCGCCGGCAAACCCTGGTACTCCGTCCTCCACCCGGCCCCGGAACCCGGCGCAGCCGCTCAGGCCTATGCCCGCCTGCTCGCCCAACCCACCGCCGCCCCCGCCGACGAATGCGAGATCTCCCTCCCCGAAGGTCGCCGCCTCTGGGTCAGCCTCAGTCACCTCGCCCTGCCCCAAAGCGACGGCCCCCCCCACCTGCTGACCCTCATCCGCAATGTGACCCGCCGCCGGCAGATCGAGGAGGAACGGCGCACCCTGGAACGGCGCATGGACGAAGCCCAGCGCCTCGAAAGCCTCGGCGTCCTCGCCGGCGGCATCGCCCACGACTTCAACAACCTCCTGACCGTCATCCTCGGCAGCCTCGATCTCATCCGCACCGAAACGACCTCCCCGCCCGTCCTCGCCCTCGTGGACCGCGCCCGCACCGCGACCCAACACGCCGCCTCCCTCTGCAGCCAGATGCTCGCCTACGCCGGTCGCGGCCGCATCGTGGTCCTCGATGCCGACCTCAATACCGCCGTCCGCGAAACCGTCTCCCTCGTCACCCCCTCCACCCCTAAATCCATCCGCTTCCACCTGGACCTCGCCCACGCCCTCCCCGCACTTCGCGCCGACATCTCCCAGCTTCGCCAGGTCCTCATGAACCTCGCGCTCAATGCCATCGAGGCCCTCGGCTCCCAGCCAGGCCTCATTCGCTGGACCACCCGCCTGGCCACACCCCCTGACTTCACCAACCTCTCCCAACCCCCTCCCCCATCCCCCTCCGGCGAATTCCTCTGCCTCGAAGTCACGGACAACGGCTGCGGCATGGATTCCAGCACCCTCGCCCGCATCTTCGATCCGTTCTTCACCACCAAGTTCACCGGACGCGGCCTCGGCCTCGCCGCCGTCCAGGGGATGGTCCGAAGCCATTCCGGCGCCCTCTGCGTCACCAGCCAGCCCGGTGTCGGCAGCACCTTCCGTCTCCTCTTCCCCGCCCTCCCCTCCGCCACTCCCACCGTCCCCCAGGTCTCCCCCGCACCCCAAGCCCCTTCCCCCAACCACCCTCCGCCCTCCCCGCCAACCATCCTGGTCGTCGATGACGAACCCTTCATCCGGGAACTCATCGCCCTCCAGTTGCGACGCATGCGTTGCCGCGTCCTCGATGCCCCCGAAGGCCAGGCCGCCCTCAACCTGCTGCGTCATCACCCCGACCCCATTCACCTCGTCCTGCTCGACCTCACCATGCCCGGCATGGACGGAGCCCAGACCCTCCGTGAACTCCGCCAGCTCCCCGACCCGCCCCCGGTCATCCTCATGAGCGGTTACACCGCGGACGAAATCCAGGGCCGCTTCGCCCAGGACGGCCTCGCCGGTTACCTCCACAAGCCATTCGCCTCCGACGACCTCGCCGCCCAGATCCGCCGTGCGCTGCCCTGCCTCTCCTAA